The following proteins are co-located in the Flavobacteriales bacterium genome:
- a CDS encoding PKD domain-containing protein, whose translation MKRTLLLLSIFSALTTFAQTNVSGLISSNTTWTMSGNPYIVQGNILVANGVTLQVEPGVEVRFDSGTELRVEGVLRADGTANDSIIFTSNSISPVTGDWYGITFMDSSQDFDSLSQSGCSIKYSRIEYAGDSDGAGVTTNSSSPFLSHCLFQQNDRAAIRIVGLFDSELRIFDCTIRSNYLGVSVSTPSISYNDANFRLFNSEITGNSHGGVSISWTPENTIQDNFIANNGSYGISLWSSTSTIDGNYLVGNDTAIVVNSYYTNPSHSYRITRNLISGGSSGIQFEDFAFTLPQFQIEENILVNNHGGVSLLGGGASNLVGNQIIDNSMSSHLINVFFVDPPSEFSFGRKNTIVRNTCTSLGESFSTEFTYYWVNSQPINVNAEFRQANIYDNTNVVGTHYDFTSDIDLIADSMFWKTQSLPQINDRILDFFDNNSLGVISYSPVLQNPNTSAPVTPISNVSKVELGNGNVKLCWSDNLETDLAGYRVYYGSPTGYSFSNSIDVGNVNTYTLSGVSINDSIAVTAYDTDADNFEDMFDGNESWFTYAEDASLAAGFTSSAIDLLVDFTNLTVNTDTVFWDFGDGNSSNDISPQHLYTDTGTYNVCLTVGNDCAGLQTVCELVSVSCPAPQSAYSFVINGLAVDFTDQSSNTDDWSWDFGDGFQANVQDPTHTFQSPNTYEVCLIAENDCGPDTTCQDITVSCSGSFEITASGDLEFCDGDSILLLAETGLTDYEWNTGATSHSIYALEAGSYYSSAMSGGCEFLSDTVSVSIIEPTPTILYNENDLTCPESFVSYQWYLNDTIILGATGQTYTATTSGNYTVEVVDDNGCVGTSFILEFTLQVGIWEYDDFTFSIYPNPATTNLTIESRTQLAQVWVRDVAGRPSIHHPPQADGTQDDRVVIDISGLPSGIYLVEVLTQNGQRSVQKVVVE comes from the coding sequence ATGAAAAGAACTTTACTCCTTCTTTCCATTTTCAGCGCATTAACCACGTTTGCTCAAACCAATGTCAGCGGTCTCATTTCTTCAAACACAACTTGGACAATGTCTGGAAATCCGTACATCGTTCAAGGGAATATACTGGTTGCCAACGGAGTAACTTTACAAGTTGAACCAGGTGTCGAAGTTCGTTTTGATTCTGGTACTGAGCTAAGAGTCGAGGGAGTTTTGAGGGCTGATGGAACTGCCAACGACAGTATAATTTTTACAAGCAATAGTATTTCCCCAGTCACAGGTGACTGGTACGGTATCACGTTCATGGATAGTAGTCAGGATTTCGACAGTTTGAGCCAATCAGGTTGTAGCATTAAATATTCTAGAATTGAATATGCGGGTGATTCGGATGGGGCGGGAGTTACAACCAATTCCTCATCACCGTTTCTTAGTCATTGTTTGTTTCAGCAAAACGATCGGGCAGCAATTAGAATAGTTGGGCTGTTTGATTCTGAATTAAGGATCTTCGACTGCACAATTCGGAGTAATTACTTAGGAGTTAGTGTCTCAACTCCAAGTATTTCTTATAACGATGCAAACTTTCGACTATTTAATTCTGAGATCACTGGTAATTCGCATGGTGGTGTGTCAATTAGTTGGACGCCAGAAAATACTATTCAAGACAACTTTATTGCTAATAATGGCTCATACGGTATTTCACTTTGGTCTTCTACGTCAACTATTGATGGTAATTACTTGGTGGGCAACGATACGGCCATTGTGGTGAATTCCTATTATACAAACCCGTCTCATTCGTATCGGATAACCCGAAATCTCATTTCTGGCGGTTCAAGTGGAATACAATTTGAGGACTTCGCATTTACCCTTCCCCAATTTCAAATTGAAGAAAATATCCTTGTCAATAATCATGGAGGAGTCTCATTGCTGGGAGGCGGAGCCTCTAATTTGGTTGGAAACCAGATTATCGATAACTCCATGTCCTCACATCTGATTAATGTCTTTTTCGTAGACCCACCAAGTGAGTTTTCCTTTGGTCGGAAAAATACCATTGTACGGAACACTTGTACGTCCTTAGGCGAAAGTTTCAGTACTGAATTCACGTACTATTGGGTTAACTCTCAACCAATAAATGTAAATGCGGAATTCCGCCAAGCCAACATTTATGACAACACGAATGTGGTTGGTACACACTACGATTTTACGTCAGATATAGATTTAATTGCCGACAGCATGTTTTGGAAGACCCAATCATTGCCTCAAATTAACGATAGGATATTAGATTTTTTTGACAACAACAGCTTGGGAGTAATATCGTACAGCCCAGTTTTACAGAATCCGAACACATCTGCACCTGTTACGCCAATAAGTAATGTTTCCAAAGTTGAATTAGGAAACGGTAATGTCAAACTTTGCTGGTCTGACAATTTGGAAACTGATTTGGCGGGCTATCGTGTTTACTACGGTAGTCCTACTGGTTATTCTTTCTCCAATTCAATTGATGTTGGAAACGTGAATACCTACACGTTAAGTGGTGTGAGCATCAACGATAGCATTGCGGTTACCGCCTACGACACAGATGCGGATAATTTTGAAGACATGTTTGACGGCAATGAAAGTTGGTTCACTTATGCGGAAGATGCTTCATTGGCCGCGGGTTTTACAAGTTCAGCTATTGACCTATTGGTGGACTTTACCAACCTTACTGTTAATACGGATACGGTCTTTTGGGACTTTGGAGATGGCAACTCTTCCAATGACATTTCTCCTCAGCACCTATATACGGATACAGGAACGTATAATGTTTGTCTAACAGTTGGCAATGATTGTGCTGGTTTACAAACTGTCTGTGAACTGGTTTCGGTTAGTTGTCCTGCACCGCAGTCAGCCTACAGTTTCGTTATTAATGGTTTGGCAGTTGATTTTACAGACCAAAGTTCCAACACAGACGATTGGAGTTGGGATTTTGGAGACGGATTTCAGGCCAATGTTCAAGACCCAACGCATACGTTTCAATCTCCAAATACTTATGAGGTCTGCTTAATTGCAGAAAATGATTGTGGCCCTGATACCACTTGCCAAGATATAACGGTATCGTGTTCGGGTAGCTTCGAAATCACTGCCAGCGGTGATTTAGAGTTCTGTGATGGGGATAGCATTTTGCTACTGGCAGAAACAGGGTTAACGGATTACGAATGGAATACAGGAGCGACATCCCATTCAATTTATGCATTGGAAGCAGGTAGCTACTATTCTTCAGCAATGTCTGGCGGTTGCGAGTTTTTATCAGACACTGTTTCGGTCAGCATTATTGAACCAACTCCAACCATTTTATATAATGAAAATGACCTCACATGTCCTGAGAGTTTTGTATCGTATCAATGGTATTTGAATGATACAATTATCCTTGGCGCAACTGGCCAAACTTACACGGCAACAACCAGCGGAAACTACACCGTTGAAGTAGTTGATGACAATGGATGTGTAGGAACCTCATTTATTTTGGAGTTCACATTGCAAGTAGGTATCTGGGAATACGATGATTTCACCTTCTCCATCTACCCCAACCCCGCCACAACCAACCTTACCATAGAAAGCCGCACACAGCTTGCGCAGGTTTGGGTGAGGGATGTGGCTGGTCGTCCTTCGATACACCATCCGCCACAAGCGGATGGCACTCAGGATGACCGTGTGGTCATTGACATCAGCGGTCTGCCTAGCGGCATCTATCTGGTAGAGGTACTTACACAGAACGGCCAGCGGTCGGTGCAGAAGGTGGTGGTGGAGTAA